The proteins below are encoded in one region of Nitrospira lenta:
- the uvrA gene encoding excinuclease ABC subunit UvrA, giving the protein MSNTITIKGAREHNLKNIDVVIPRDKLVVITGLSGSGKSSLAFDTIYAEGQRRYVESLSAYARQFLEQMGKPDVDSIEGLSPAISIEQKSTSHNPRSTVGTVTEIYDYLRLLFARVGRPYCFQCGEEIAAQTVQQMVDAIAGLPEGAKFQVLAPIVRGRKGEYRKELLEMRKAGYVRARVNGEIVDLGEDIVLDKQKKHTIEIIVDRLVMKAGDALMRRLADSVETSLKLTSGLVAVLTDNGKTRLYSDKLACIKCGVSYPEVEPRIFSFNSPHGACPACDGIGYAMTPGASEEEDFTLLDACEVCHGARLKPESLAIKLEKKSIAEVTSLSIRAAAEFFVSLKFTDRELVIAHRILKEIRERLGFLVNVGLDYLTLDRAAATLSGGEGQRIRLATQIGSGLVGVLYILDEPSIGLHQRDNRRLLQTLLRLRDLGNTVVVVEHDAETMMAADHLLDMGPGAGTHGGHVIAQGTPQEVMGNPDSITGQYLRGIQTVSLPKRDRKPKGYLTVANAQKHNLKNVTAKIPLGMLTCVTGVSGSGKSTLVLEVLFHSLSQMLYQKKPKIDGCKELRGVDALDKVIDIDQSPIGRTPRSNPATYTGLFSFIRDLYSNLPESRVRGYKPGRYSFNVKGGRCEACQGDGLIKIEMHFLPDVYVTCEVCKGQRYNRETMEILHKGKSIADVLNMTVDDAVEFFEHIPFIKRKLETLHDVGLHYVKLGQSATTLSGGEAQRVKLSRELSKRPTGRTMYILDEPTTGLHFADVQRLIDVLDRLVEAGNTVLVIEHNLDVIKNADWVIDLGPEGGDRGGEIVVEGPPREVAKSKRSYTGQVLKEAGL; this is encoded by the coding sequence ATGAGCAATACGATCACCATAAAAGGCGCCCGCGAACATAACCTCAAAAATATCGACGTCGTCATTCCACGCGACAAGCTGGTCGTCATTACCGGCTTGAGCGGGTCAGGCAAGTCGTCGCTCGCGTTCGACACCATTTATGCCGAAGGACAGCGGCGCTATGTCGAATCGCTGTCGGCCTACGCCAGACAGTTTCTTGAGCAGATGGGCAAGCCGGATGTCGATTCGATCGAGGGATTGTCGCCGGCCATTTCCATCGAGCAGAAGAGCACCAGTCACAATCCGCGTTCCACCGTCGGGACGGTCACGGAGATCTACGACTATCTGCGATTGTTGTTTGCGCGGGTCGGGCGGCCCTACTGTTTTCAGTGCGGAGAAGAAATCGCTGCGCAGACGGTGCAGCAGATGGTCGATGCCATTGCGGGTCTTCCTGAGGGCGCGAAGTTTCAAGTTCTGGCGCCGATCGTGCGGGGGCGCAAAGGGGAATATCGCAAAGAGTTGTTAGAGATGCGCAAGGCCGGCTATGTCCGGGCCCGCGTGAACGGGGAGATCGTCGACCTCGGCGAGGACATCGTCCTCGATAAACAGAAAAAGCACACGATTGAAATCATCGTCGATCGCCTCGTCATGAAGGCGGGTGATGCGCTGATGCGACGACTGGCCGACTCGGTCGAGACCTCGCTGAAGCTGACCAGCGGGCTGGTCGCGGTCCTGACCGACAACGGCAAGACCCGGCTCTATAGCGACAAGCTGGCCTGTATCAAGTGTGGCGTGAGTTACCCTGAAGTCGAACCGCGCATTTTCTCCTTCAACAGCCCGCACGGGGCTTGTCCGGCCTGTGACGGTATCGGCTACGCCATGACCCCCGGGGCCTCGGAAGAAGAAGACTTTACGTTGCTGGATGCCTGCGAGGTCTGCCATGGCGCCAGGCTCAAGCCAGAAAGTCTCGCGATCAAGCTGGAGAAGAAATCCATCGCCGAAGTCACGAGTCTGTCGATCCGGGCGGCGGCGGAATTTTTTGTCTCGCTGAAGTTTACGGACCGTGAGCTCGTCATCGCGCATCGCATCCTGAAAGAGATTCGCGAACGGCTGGGCTTTCTGGTGAATGTGGGGCTGGATTATCTGACCCTGGATCGGGCGGCCGCGACCTTGTCCGGCGGCGAAGGCCAACGCATTCGTTTGGCGACGCAAATTGGCTCGGGCCTCGTCGGCGTGCTCTACATTCTCGACGAACCGTCGATTGGATTGCACCAGCGCGACAACCGCCGGCTCTTGCAGACGCTGCTGCGGCTGCGCGATCTCGGCAATACGGTCGTGGTGGTGGAGCATGACGCCGAAACGATGATGGCCGCGGATCACCTGCTCGACATGGGGCCCGGCGCCGGCACGCACGGCGGCCATGTTATCGCCCAGGGCACGCCGCAAGAGGTGATGGGGAATCCCGATTCCATCACCGGCCAGTATCTGCGCGGCATTCAGACCGTTTCGCTGCCCAAGCGAGACCGCAAGCCGAAGGGCTATCTCACAGTCGCGAACGCGCAGAAGCACAATCTCAAGAATGTGACGGCGAAGATTCCGCTGGGCATGTTGACCTGTGTGACCGGCGTCTCCGGTTCGGGGAAGAGCACGCTCGTGCTCGAAGTGCTCTTCCATTCGCTCTCGCAGATGCTCTATCAGAAGAAGCCCAAGATCGACGGCTGCAAGGAACTGCGCGGCGTGGATGCGCTGGATAAGGTTATCGACATCGATCAATCGCCGATCGGCCGCACGCCTCGCTCCAACCCGGCGACCTACACCGGCCTGTTCAGTTTCATCCGGGATCTCTATTCGAATCTTCCCGAGTCCCGAGTTCGTGGCTACAAGCCGGGCCGCTACAGTTTCAATGTTAAAGGCGGGCGGTGCGAAGCCTGTCAGGGCGACGGGCTGATCAAGATCGAGATGCATTTCCTGCCCGACGTCTATGTGACCTGTGAGGTCTGCAAAGGGCAGCGGTACAACCGCGAGACGATGGAGATTCTGCATAAGGGCAAGAGCATCGCCGATGTGTTGAACATGACCGTCGACGATGCGGTGGAGTTCTTCGAGCACATTCCCTTTATCAAGCGGAAGCTGGAAACGCTGCACGATGTCGGCTTGCACTATGTGAAGCTCGGCCAGTCCGCCACGACGCTTTCCGGCGGCGAGGCTCAGCGCGTCAAGCTCTCGCGCGAACTTTCGAAACGTCCGACGGGACGGACCATGTACATTCTGGACGAGCCGACCACCGGTTTGCATTTTGCCGATGTGCAGCGGCTGATCGATGTGCTGGATCGGCTGGTGGAAGCGGGCAATACGGTCCTCGTCATTGAGCACAATCTCGACGTCATCAAGAACGCCGACTGGGTCATTGACCTCGGTCCCGAGGGCGGCGATCGCGGCGGCGAAATCGTCGTCGAAGGCCCGCCTCGCGAAGTGGCGAAGTCCAAGCGGTCCTACACCGGGCAAGTGCTCAAAGAAGCCGGTCTGTAG
- a CDS encoding B12-binding domain-containing radical SAM protein, whose translation MNSVLYVFLPCKKVYPIGITYLADFIHRRQPDVRQQILDLSLFPVSQRSQALRDAATAFKPDLVCFSWRDIQIFSPHEGDSSLEHAFNFYFASNPLKRVVASFAGVQQLYRYYSHIYKILSYPWLIRKEFSKAQIMIGGGAFTAFADQLIEKLPEGTIGLLGEGEDAILKVIEGRSIEDERYIIKEGGKVRKGQQGSPALLDALTVDLPYLTSIFPQHREFIGESIGVQTKRGCPYDCAFCLYPYIEGKRVRYRPPAMVVKDISQHYHQWGARRFWFTDAQFITGKEAYPQCTEILERIVSEKLEIEWSGYIRTSLITPELAKLMVRSGVGDLEVAITSGSQEVLNNLHMGFKLERLYDGCRYLAEAGFKGKVILNYSLNSPKETEETLLQSVESYKIVASILGEERVFPLMFFLGIQPNTDLEQRLLEEGYLSAGYNPLMLTPTSIRKLLYNPAPLNGFIAKACLKAWERKEGSRDPRKWTGSLSQTASADTTGQSGQYADKSLVKGIEGNSGRDALLSLEEILRSRKNLSSSAPSSSKSSATPVS comes from the coding sequence ATGAATTCCGTTCTCTACGTTTTTCTGCCATGCAAGAAGGTCTATCCGATAGGAATCACCTATCTGGCTGACTTCATTCACCGCCGCCAGCCGGACGTACGTCAGCAAATCCTCGATCTGTCACTCTTTCCCGTTTCCCAGCGCAGCCAGGCCCTGCGCGATGCGGCGACCGCCTTCAAGCCTGACCTGGTCTGTTTTTCCTGGCGGGATATTCAGATTTTCTCCCCCCATGAAGGCGATTCGTCGCTGGAACATGCGTTCAACTTCTACTTTGCCAGCAACCCGCTCAAGCGCGTGGTGGCCTCGTTTGCGGGCGTGCAGCAGCTCTACCGCTACTACAGCCACATCTACAAAATTCTGTCGTATCCCTGGTTGATCCGCAAAGAGTTTTCCAAGGCGCAGATCATGATCGGGGGCGGAGCCTTTACGGCCTTTGCCGATCAGCTCATCGAGAAATTGCCGGAGGGCACGATCGGCCTGCTCGGCGAAGGGGAAGATGCGATCCTGAAAGTGATCGAAGGACGCTCAATCGAAGACGAACGCTACATTATTAAAGAAGGCGGAAAAGTTCGGAAAGGCCAGCAGGGCTCTCCGGCGCTGCTTGATGCCCTGACCGTCGATCTTCCTTATCTGACGTCGATTTTCCCTCAGCATCGCGAATTTATCGGCGAATCGATCGGCGTGCAGACGAAACGGGGCTGTCCCTACGACTGCGCCTTCTGCCTCTACCCCTATATTGAAGGGAAACGGGTCCGGTATCGGCCGCCCGCCATGGTCGTGAAGGATATTTCCCAGCATTACCATCAGTGGGGAGCGCGGCGGTTCTGGTTTACCGACGCGCAGTTCATCACTGGGAAAGAAGCCTATCCCCAATGCACGGAGATTCTGGAACGGATTGTCAGTGAAAAGTTGGAGATCGAATGGTCCGGCTATATCCGCACCTCTCTCATTACGCCTGAGCTGGCGAAGCTGATGGTCCGATCGGGCGTCGGAGATCTGGAAGTGGCGATTACATCCGGATCCCAGGAGGTGCTGAACAACCTGCATATGGGGTTCAAGCTCGAACGCCTCTATGATGGATGCCGCTACCTGGCCGAAGCCGGATTCAAAGGCAAAGTCATCCTGAACTATTCGCTCAATTCTCCCAAAGAGACGGAAGAGACGCTCTTGCAAAGTGTGGAGTCCTATAAGATCGTCGCCTCGATCCTTGGAGAAGAACGGGTGTTCCCCCTGATGTTCTTCCTGGGCATCCAGCCGAATACCGACCTTGAGCAGCGCTTGCTTGAAGAAGGGTACCTATCAGCCGGCTATAACCCCTTGATGCTCACCCCGACCAGCATCCGGAAGCTGCTCTATAACCCAGCCCCTCTCAACGGCTTCATTGCCAAAGCCTGTCTGAAGGCCTGGGAACGGAAGGAAGGCAGTCGCGATCCAAGGAAATGGACCGGCTCCCTCTCTCAAACAGCGTCCGCCGACACGACGGGGCAATCCGGCCAATATGCCGACAAGAGCCTGGTCAAAGGGATCGAGGGGAACTCCGGCCGGGATGCATTGCTCTCACTAGAAGAGATTCTTCGGTCGCGCAAAAACCTGTCTTCTTCTGCGCCCTCCTCCTCAAAATCATCCGCGACACCCGTTTCCTAA
- a CDS encoding universal stress protein, producing the protein MYKTIYIPVDNSDHSNTAVDVGVEFAKTFGSKIVGSHVYAAKMHDKRFKQMEAGLPEEYHDEKELDRQRQIHDSLITRGLQIITDSYLDYVDKKCNESNLPIERKSLEGRNWKVLVEDINTNAYDLVIMGALGVGAVKDSVIGSNTERVIRRIRNSDMFIIKNTEPMNNGKIVVAVDGSPYSFGGLMTGLALGKAFNRPVEAIAAFDPYFHYAAFHSISGVLNEEAGKVFRFKEQEKLHEEIIDSGLAKIYQSHLDISREIAQAEETDVKTTLLDGKAFEKIIQYVRKDVPWLLIVGRIGVHSDEDMDIGSNTENLLRSAPCNVLVSNRKYVPPIDTQAEYTIAWTEESLRRMEKIPIFARGVAKTAIHRYAIEKGHTIISNTVIDAAVGHILPKGAMDAMRALGGNLEAAGIDRDKMQADDSVAQDLMGNTLSGMMTGIVEEKPKNSAGTQAYLDRMSQNYFVCDGCGYIGKGDTPVKCPVCSADGDKFKLVDKQIFEAAAKAEGELETDLAYDDVPMQWTKDAKEAIRAVPAGFQRRRAKARIEKSARKLGMTTITLEYAAPTIKEAADEDYQPIFANKGTGTSPAAEVKLAATTTNGTNGEHANGNGTAKPEETSPFTWSADAQARLERAPEGFMRDCTKALIEKHAEKIGATLITAEVANEGIEQAKGYMADAMKTGNLKDMIANLTGSKSGAN; encoded by the coding sequence ATGTATAAGACCATCTATATCCCGGTCGATAATTCCGACCATTCCAATACAGCCGTCGACGTGGGCGTCGAGTTCGCGAAGACCTTCGGATCCAAGATTGTCGGCAGCCACGTCTACGCGGCGAAGATGCACGACAAACGCTTCAAGCAGATGGAAGCGGGACTGCCGGAGGAGTATCACGATGAAAAGGAACTGGACCGCCAGCGGCAGATCCACGATTCGCTGATCACGCGCGGGCTCCAGATCATCACGGACTCCTACCTCGACTACGTCGACAAGAAATGCAACGAGTCCAACCTCCCGATTGAGCGGAAATCCCTTGAGGGCCGCAATTGGAAGGTGCTGGTCGAAGATATCAATACCAACGCCTACGATCTGGTCATCATGGGCGCGCTGGGCGTCGGCGCGGTAAAAGACAGCGTGATCGGCAGCAATACCGAACGCGTGATCCGCCGCATCCGCAACTCGGACATGTTCATCATCAAGAACACCGAGCCGATGAACAATGGCAAGATCGTAGTGGCGGTCGACGGCAGCCCCTACTCATTCGGCGGATTAATGACGGGCCTGGCCCTCGGCAAAGCCTTTAATCGTCCGGTTGAAGCCATCGCGGCATTCGATCCCTATTTCCACTATGCCGCCTTCCACAGCATCTCGGGCGTATTGAACGAAGAGGCCGGCAAAGTCTTCCGCTTTAAAGAACAGGAAAAGCTCCACGAAGAAATCATCGACAGCGGCCTGGCCAAAATTTACCAGTCGCATCTCGATATTTCCCGAGAAATCGCCCAGGCCGAGGAAACTGACGTCAAGACGACGCTCCTCGACGGCAAGGCGTTTGAAAAGATCATCCAGTATGTCCGCAAGGATGTCCCCTGGCTGCTGATCGTCGGCCGCATCGGCGTCCATAGCGATGAAGATATGGATATCGGCAGCAACACGGAGAATCTCTTGCGCAGCGCTCCGTGCAATGTCTTAGTGTCCAATCGCAAGTATGTGCCCCCGATCGATACCCAGGCCGAGTACACCATCGCCTGGACGGAAGAGTCCCTTCGCCGCATGGAAAAGATCCCGATCTTCGCCCGTGGCGTCGCCAAGACGGCCATTCACCGCTATGCGATCGAAAAGGGCCACACGATTATCAGCAACACCGTCATTGATGCTGCGGTCGGCCACATTCTCCCCAAGGGCGCGATGGACGCGATGCGCGCGTTGGGCGGCAACCTTGAAGCGGCCGGAATCGATCGCGACAAGATGCAGGCGGACGATTCGGTCGCCCAAGACCTCATGGGGAACACCCTGAGCGGCATGATGACCGGCATTGTAGAAGAGAAACCGAAGAATTCTGCCGGAACCCAAGCCTATCTCGACCGCATGAGCCAAAACTACTTCGTGTGCGACGGCTGCGGGTATATCGGAAAGGGCGACACGCCGGTGAAATGCCCGGTCTGCTCAGCCGACGGCGACAAATTCAAGCTGGTCGATAAACAGATCTTCGAAGCGGCCGCCAAAGCCGAAGGCGAACTGGAAACCGATCTGGCCTATGACGATGTCCCTATGCAATGGACGAAGGACGCGAAGGAAGCGATCCGCGCGGTTCCCGCCGGCTTCCAACGCCGTCGCGCCAAAGCCAGGATCGAAAAGAGCGCCAGAAAGCTCGGCATGACGACAATTACATTGGAATACGCCGCTCCTACGATCAAAGAAGCAGCGGATGAAGACTATCAACCCATTTTCGCAAATAAAGGCACCGGCACCTCGCCGGCCGCTGAGGTCAAGCTCGCCGCAACGACCACGAATGGGACGAACGGCGAACATGCAAACGGCAACGGCACCGCTAAGCCAGAAGAGACCTCTCCGTTTACCTGGAGCGCCGACGCCCAGGCTCGGCTGGAGCGGGCTCCGGAAGGTTTTATGCGCGATTGCACCAAGGCCTTGATCGAAAAGCATGCGGAGAAGATCGGAGCGACCCTCATCACGGCTGAAGTGGCCAATGAAGGCATCGAACAGGCCAAGGGCTATATGGCCGACGCCATGAAGACAGGCAATCTCAAAGACATGATTGCCAATCTGACCGGTTCGAAGTCCGGGGCCAACTGA
- a CDS encoding DMT family protein encodes MHTILLLTISNIFMTFAWYGHLKYKDSPLWIVIVVSWGIAFFEYCFQVPANRIGHYEFTAAQLKTIQEVITLIVFCVFSVLYLKEPLKWNYLAGFGLMIGAVFLIFKEW; translated from the coding sequence ATGCACACAATTCTCCTGCTCACGATCTCCAATATTTTCATGACCTTCGCCTGGTACGGGCATTTGAAGTATAAGGACTCGCCTTTGTGGATCGTGATTGTGGTGAGTTGGGGGATTGCGTTCTTTGAGTATTGTTTCCAGGTGCCGGCGAACCGGATCGGGCACTATGAATTCACGGCGGCGCAATTGAAAACCATTCAAGAAGTGATTACCCTTATCGTGTTTTGCGTCTTTTCTGTGCTGTATCTCAAAGAGCCGCTCAAGTGGAATTATCTGGCCGGATTCGGCCTGATGATTGGAGCCGTGTTCCTCATATTCAAGGAATGGTAA
- a CDS encoding class I SAM-dependent methyltransferase, whose translation MVQTRPPSASSGTQVPAQAVSTWSGPAREQAVQRMFTAIAGVYDLNNTLLSFGLHYRWKKITASLVPPVEQGTALDVGAGTADLALLVEPRMGTNGRVVASDLNHAMLAEGLKKVDLKGRTGRIACLQANAEHLGFTDNTFDAVTTGFCMRNVGNLPQAVGEIRRVMKPGGTFVCLEFSRPVFGWLRALYDWYSFKLLPWVGTKVARDTTGVYEYLPASIRTFPDQERLCQVLREAGFRQVSYQNLTGGIVAIHVAVK comes from the coding sequence ATGGTACAAACGCGACCGCCCTCTGCTTCATCCGGCACCCAAGTCCCCGCGCAGGCGGTCTCGACCTGGTCCGGACCTGCGCGCGAACAGGCCGTGCAGCGGATGTTCACCGCCATCGCGGGCGTCTACGACCTCAATAACACGCTCCTGAGCTTCGGACTCCATTACCGCTGGAAGAAAATCACGGCGTCGCTCGTCCCGCCAGTCGAACAGGGCACCGCGCTCGATGTAGGAGCCGGCACGGCCGACCTGGCCCTGTTGGTCGAGCCCCGCATGGGAACTAACGGCCGCGTGGTCGCGTCCGATCTCAATCACGCCATGCTCGCCGAAGGGCTCAAGAAGGTGGACCTCAAAGGTCGCACGGGAAGAATCGCCTGTCTGCAAGCCAATGCGGAACATCTCGGATTCACGGACAACACATTCGATGCGGTGACGACCGGATTCTGCATGCGCAATGTCGGAAACCTGCCGCAAGCGGTCGGCGAAATTCGCCGGGTGATGAAACCGGGTGGCACGTTTGTCTGCCTGGAGTTCTCTCGGCCGGTCTTTGGCTGGCTGCGGGCGCTCTATGATTGGTACTCGTTTAAATTGCTGCCTTGGGTTGGAACGAAGGTCGCGCGGGATACCACCGGCGTGTATGAGTATCTCCCCGCCTCGATCCGCACGTTTCCCGATCAGGAGCGGCTCTGCCAGGTTCTGCGCGAGGCCGGCTTCCGACAGGTGTCCTATCAGAATCTGACCGGCGGCATTGTGGCCATCCATGTGGCGGTGAAATAA
- a CDS encoding ATP-binding protein yields MPPKKKETGKSKEPVAASSAEDFEKLGVFYLGRPYDMAAKQAKPGWLLYDSKDLVTHAVCVGMTGSGKTGLCLSLLEEAAIDNIPAIIIDPKGDLGNLMLTFPSLKGEDFQPWINEDDARKKGLSPADFAKVQAELWAKGLAGWQQDGARIQRLRDAADVAIYTPGSNAGLPVSILKSFAAPAADVREDTELFRERISTTVTSLLGLLGIEADPIQSREHILLSTILDRTWRNGEDLDLASLIHAIQTPPVSKIGVMDVDSFFPSKDRFALAMKLNNLLAAPGFQAWLEGDALDIQSLLYTPAGKPRLAIFSIAHLNDAERMFFVTLLLSQMVGWMRAQSGTTSLRALLYMDEIFGYFPPVANPPSKLPLMTLLKQARAFGLGVVLATQNPVDLDYKGLSNTGTWFIGRLQTERDKARVLEGLEGASSSAGKKFDKGRMEQTLAGLGNRIFLMNNVHEDEPVVFETRWCLSYLRGPLTRTQIKQLMDSQRAAHAGTAAGSAAKSMKSATGGERPIVPPDVPQQFVPLRGSKPEGSELMYAPMLLGSSQIRFSDTKSGIDQTQEVTVLAPMTDGAVPVDWDQALVADIAVADLEQSPDGNAQFLPLPASAGKAKSYADWNKDFGGWLFRTQKLELLKSPTTKDVSKPGESERDFRVRLQQSGRELRDKAAGALRQKYAPKIAMLQDRIRRAEQMKAKQQAESRSSQVQAAISVGASILGAFLGRKTISATNIGRATTAIKSAGRVMKESQDVGYAEENVSALQQQLADLDAQFNAESEAMAAATDPLNEKLESISIKPTKANIAVKLVVLAWTPHWRDAKGLVTPAWS; encoded by the coding sequence ATGCCGCCTAAGAAGAAAGAGACAGGGAAGTCGAAGGAACCGGTTGCTGCAAGTTCAGCGGAAGATTTCGAAAAGCTCGGGGTGTTCTATCTTGGCCGTCCCTATGACATGGCGGCGAAACAGGCGAAGCCGGGCTGGTTGCTCTACGATTCGAAAGATCTTGTGACCCACGCGGTTTGCGTCGGGATGACCGGCAGCGGAAAGACCGGCCTCTGTCTCTCGCTGCTCGAAGAAGCGGCCATCGATAACATCCCCGCCATCATCATCGACCCCAAGGGCGATCTCGGCAACTTGATGCTGACGTTTCCGAGTCTGAAGGGCGAAGACTTTCAACCCTGGATCAATGAAGACGACGCACGCAAGAAAGGCTTGTCGCCGGCCGACTTCGCCAAGGTGCAGGCCGAGCTCTGGGCCAAAGGGCTGGCCGGCTGGCAGCAGGACGGCGCGCGTATCCAGCGGCTGCGCGATGCAGCGGATGTGGCGATCTACACGCCAGGCAGCAATGCGGGGCTTCCGGTCTCTATTCTGAAGTCTTTCGCCGCACCGGCTGCCGATGTGCGCGAAGATACCGAGCTCTTCCGCGAACGTATCAGTACCACCGTGACCAGCCTCCTCGGCCTGCTCGGGATTGAAGCCGATCCAATCCAGAGCCGCGAGCATATTCTGCTCTCCACGATTCTTGATCGCACGTGGAGGAACGGGGAAGATCTGGATCTGGCCTCGCTCATTCACGCCATTCAAACGCCGCCGGTCTCGAAGATCGGCGTGATGGACGTGGATTCCTTCTTCCCGTCCAAGGACCGTTTTGCGCTGGCCATGAAGTTGAACAATCTTCTCGCCGCGCCCGGCTTTCAGGCCTGGCTCGAAGGAGACGCGCTCGATATTCAGTCGCTCCTCTATACGCCGGCAGGCAAGCCGCGCCTGGCGATTTTCTCCATCGCGCATCTCAACGACGCCGAGCGCATGTTCTTCGTGACACTCTTATTGAGTCAGATGGTCGGGTGGATGCGGGCGCAATCGGGCACGACGAGCCTGCGGGCGCTTCTCTATATGGATGAGATCTTCGGCTACTTCCCGCCGGTGGCGAATCCGCCGTCGAAACTGCCGTTGATGACGCTGCTCAAGCAGGCGCGCGCGTTCGGTCTGGGCGTGGTGTTGGCGACGCAGAATCCCGTCGATCTCGACTATAAAGGATTGTCCAATACCGGCACCTGGTTCATCGGACGGTTGCAGACGGAGCGCGACAAGGCGCGGGTGCTCGAAGGTTTGGAAGGCGCCTCCTCCAGCGCGGGAAAGAAATTTGACAAGGGGCGCATGGAGCAGACGCTTGCCGGTCTCGGTAACCGCATCTTCCTGATGAACAATGTCCATGAGGATGAGCCGGTCGTATTTGAAACCCGCTGGTGCCTGTCCTACTTGCGCGGTCCTCTGACGAGAACGCAGATCAAACAGCTGATGGATTCGCAGCGCGCCGCGCATGCCGGGACTGCCGCAGGTTCGGCGGCCAAGTCGATGAAGAGCGCTACGGGTGGAGAGCGCCCGATTGTTCCGCCGGATGTGCCGCAGCAGTTTGTGCCGTTGCGGGGTTCCAAGCCGGAGGGCAGTGAGCTTATGTATGCCCCGATGCTGCTGGGATCGTCTCAGATCCGGTTCTCTGATACGAAAAGCGGCATCGACCAGACGCAGGAGGTGACGGTGTTGGCACCTATGACTGACGGCGCGGTGCCGGTCGATTGGGATCAGGCCCTTGTTGCGGACATCGCGGTTGCGGATCTGGAGCAGTCGCCGGATGGGAATGCCCAGTTCCTTCCGCTCCCCGCCAGCGCCGGCAAGGCCAAGAGTTATGCCGACTGGAATAAAGACTTCGGCGGCTGGCTCTTCAGGACCCAAAAGCTTGAGCTGTTGAAAAGCCCGACGACGAAAGACGTCTCCAAGCCGGGCGAGTCCGAACGGGATTTCCGTGTGCGGCTCCAACAGTCCGGCCGCGAGTTGCGAGACAAAGCGGCCGGGGCGTTGCGCCAGAAATACGCGCCGAAGATTGCGATGCTGCAGGACCGCATCAGGCGAGCCGAACAGATGAAGGCCAAGCAGCAGGCGGAGTCCCGTTCCAGCCAGGTGCAGGCGGCCATCAGTGTCGGCGCCTCGATCCTCGGCGCATTTTTAGGACGCAAGACGATCAGCGCGACGAACATCGGGCGGGCGACGACGGCGATCAAGAGCGCCGGCCGCGTGATGAAGGAGTCGCAGGATGTCGGTTACGCCGAAGAAAATGTGTCGGCACTCCAGCAACAGCTGGCGGACCTCGACGCGCAATTCAATGCCGAGAGCGAGGCGATGGCGGCCGCGACCGATCCATTGAACGAAAAGCTCGAGTCCATCTCCATCAAGCCGACCAAAGCCAACATTGCCGTAAAGCTTGTCGTTCTTGCGTGGACGCCGCACTGGCGGGATGCGAAGGGGCTGGTCACGCCGGCCTGGTCCTAG